Proteins encoded within one genomic window of Enterococcus haemoperoxidus ATCC BAA-382:
- a CDS encoding winged helix-turn-helix domain-containing protein produces the protein MFNIALVNTIEEDQSEYIVALKEKKCTLHHVNLNEMEERIPQMDAVIINEPTIEDIGLTCESIIKVRSLTNHFVWILSDESTKINRIVHLQLGADGTFDNRTESDEFCLSIMNTLERRTDKKQKQETITDTVHPTMEGQPPAIRLVPNNFSVSIEGKGEVGLTKLEFKALESLIRRKGEAITYEELYKSVWGEEKGDKKYRVANLVFHLRKKLEDDSFKPKYIRTVRSRGYMLSS, from the coding sequence CCTTAGTAAATACTATTGAAGAGGATCAATCAGAATACATAGTTGCTTTAAAAGAAAAAAAATGCACGCTTCATCATGTCAATTTAAATGAAATGGAGGAAAGGATTCCCCAAATGGACGCGGTGATCATCAATGAACCTACTATAGAAGATATTGGCTTGACGTGTGAGTCGATAATCAAAGTGAGAAGTTTGACGAATCATTTTGTCTGGATTTTATCTGATGAGTCAACAAAGATAAATCGTATTGTCCATCTTCAACTTGGAGCGGATGGTACTTTTGATAATCGGACAGAGTCAGATGAATTTTGTTTGTCTATTATGAATACACTTGAGAGAAGAACTGATAAGAAGCAGAAACAAGAGACTATTACTGATACTGTACATCCAACAATGGAAGGACAACCACCAGCAATTCGACTAGTCCCTAATAATTTCTCCGTAAGTATTGAAGGAAAAGGGGAAGTAGGACTGACTAAGTTGGAATTCAAAGCCTTAGAATCTTTGATTCGTCGCAAAGGAGAAGCAATCACATATGAAGAACTGTACAAAAGTGTTTGGGGCGAAGAAAAAGGCGATAAGAAATATCGTGTAGCCAATTTAGTTTTCCATCTAAGGAAAAAACTAGAAGATGATTCCTTCAAACCAAAATATATCCGAACTGTTCGTTCAAGAGGGTATATGTTGTCTAGTTGA